The region TACCACAAGCAATCCATTGCTTCTTCCTCCCGCGTGGCAGCACACAGCCAGGCACCTTGAGCCATTCCCTGCTTGACAAATCATAGGAAACAAGCCTATTCATTTGTCTTGATCTCAGTGATAACATGAGCAAGCCCTTGTTACCCAGACAAGTCATTCTAACGTGCTTCCCATAAAACTCCAAGCACCATATGTTTGGCATTCTGTCGACCTCCTTCCACAAAAGAGTCATCTTTTGCAGCTCCCAAATGCAGACACATGTGGCGGCATTTTTAGTCAGCAGCCCTACGAGCATGATCCTCCCTCCACATTCAGCTAATGTATGATCGCTAAGATGTGGAGGACCTGGGATTAGAAACTGTTTCCAGATCCCAGTGTCCATGTTGTAGGACACAAGCCCTTCAGGGTCTGAGCGCATGAAGTAGAGCGTTCTATCAACGGAGACTGCTTGAGACCTGAAATTCAGTGAAAGTGGAAGTTTGATATTCGAGGGCATGATTCCGGGACGAGTCCAGTGGTTTTTTGTCGAGTCGTAGACTTCGTATTCCCCCTCACAACCAACCCAAATGATCTTATATCCTGAGTCTGCAGATCTGCCGTTCAAAGTCATCCCAACTGCTACACGAGACCACACCTTAACGGACCTAGCAGGCAACTCCTTGAAGGATCTTGTCAAGGGATTGCAAATATAGAAGCTCCGGTGGCCTATATCGAGGAAACATACGAGGCCACCTGCTGATGCCACTGGCAACACAATCAATTTTGTTGGCAAGGCAGGCACAGTTGGATGGTGCCACTTCTTTGATAATGGATCATACATGGCTCCAGTATTGACATTTTCATGAGTGATGGTATAAAACCAAGGTTGAGCTTGCTCGACTTGAGCACATTGATGGGAAAAACTTTGAGAAGTCAGCAATGAATTCCACTTTTGGCAAACCGAACGGAAACGGAAAAAAGTTGCAATTGGAAGTCTTGAAATCACAACTTCAAAGAGATCCTCCGGAAATTCTTTCCAGATGGTTTGTTCCATGCTTTCAGCGGAGCTTGTCATGGCAGTTGCTTTCCCTCGATTGCGTTCCTTACGTGGTTTTTTTGTGGGTGGAGGTTTTCCAGGTTCCATCATCTTCAAGTTTTCAGATTTACCAGCAGTCATAGTTAGATTATAGCAACCGTCTTCCAAAGAACTACCATCTAGATTGAAAAAACACCATCTGCAGAGCAACTGAAGTATCTTGAGATGCTTAATGTCAAAAGACAAGGATAAATTTTATTCTAATAGAAGCAAAAAACAAGAATTAAGGAAACAATAACTAAAAACACTGCATACCAACAGAATTGTCATTTCCGAAAGCAAAGACATTCCAGAGACCACACAAGGACATCTAAAGTTTAAACAGAAGGCTGCGTATGCAATTTAACATTTACACATTAAAATTGTTTGTGCATGTAATTATATCTTATATATCTCATAACAAAAATCAGTCAGCACAGCTGATGAACATAATCAAAAGGCAGATAAAAAGTAAAGGTAAAATAAAATAGTCAAGATAATCAACATCTAAGATGAATTGGTTAGTGATGATACTTTGCAAGGGACTTGTAATATAGCATCAAAATGATTACATAAAACTTTGAAGTATTAATTGCACATCAATGAAAGTTAGTTCTTTCAATGCAAGGATATGTCGATCAAACTTGTTTGGGACAAGAGTGAAAGCTTTCAGACATCCTGGGCACATGCCTCTAATGAAGTCCAGATTGCTTTAAGGTAGAAAAGTATCATTGCAAGAAGTTTTGACATCAATACAatatatcaatttaaaaatcCCCTTTTACAAGAAAAAAGATCTTGAATCCTGGAAATAAAACTGTCATTTCGGCCGAGGTATGGCCAGATAGATTCGACAAAAAATGAGTTGAGGCTAATAAATTCGTGAGCTGAATTGTGTAAGGGCCTGAATATTTAGCCAGATTAAAATATGGTATGTGTTCGAATGGGAACAAGCTCAGGCAGTTAAAAGTCTGTCCCAATGTAGAAGCTCTTTTGGATTCCAAAAACTGAAAGCATGTTCGATTCTATGTCTCTATGTTTCTTAGGAAATTTTGAGCACCTAAATCTCATTAGCTAggaatatatgattttgtgtgattgttaaTTTTATGTATTGGCATTAGATTTAGCTTTGCCCCAAAGAATTAGCTTTATCAATGGGGTGAGTTCTGCTAACCCAAAACTCAGTTCACAGCGCCCAATTGACAGGCCAGCCTGAATAATAACCAAAACTCGGTCTACATAGCATAAATGACAAGCCTACCtgcaaaataaaaatgtatagCTGCTTAATCTAGCTAGATTATGTGATCTACGTTCCATTGGACATATTGAAAAACAGTTGAGATGAGTGACTAGAACCCGTAAATTTACACAGAGCTATTATCATTGAGTGTTGTCCCTGCAAGATTAAGCTGTGTTTGTCTTCACATTTGAAATCACAGCAAATATACAACCCCAGAGTCCCAGACCTCCACTTCACCAGGAAAACATTTCTTCCTATTAAAGCATGCACTGATCTACAATTCCCTTAGTATATGAAGATACATGAGTGAACATTTGGTTTAAGATATAAGTCAGTAACCAAAACACGTATTCAACTTATGCATTAAATACTAAGTTAAACAGATGATTCCATACAGATATATTTGGTAAAAGGCATGGGACGGTCTCTAACTTGACAAAAAAATTGGACGTGCTGCAGCTTTCAATATCAGTTTTAAGCAAAAAATTCTCTTTACATACCTAAAAGTAATTTCTCTAGATTGCACTAAAAAGTGcagaatatttcaaaatttcgTGTATGTACGACAATTCTAACATCTACATCCATACGTATTTAAGtcaaattttacattttttcaacaaaaaataatttcacCCCAACTCTctcgttttttttttgggaCACGGAACTTTGCCCCCACCAAAACATTAAACCCAGTAAATCAGAAGCTACacacaattaaaaaaaatgaaatcttGAAACACGCAAAATCGGCGCCCGTCAAAACATATACAACAAGCAGCAACAATCATCAAGAAACCAGGTAAAAATCCTAAGCAAACACCCAAAAATCACAGACCTGAAGGGATGCTGCTGAAGCGAAGCCTGAGGTCGAGCCTGGAAGTGAAGGAAGTAATTCGAAGGAACCGCGGTAGGGGGCGGAGAACCGTAGAGCTCTAAAACCTCTTGTAATTGTCCAATAAGTTGCCTTAGCATGGCCACCCCTTCCATCATCCCATGACCAGAGCCCTCCCCACCCTCAACCCCTCCCCCACCCCGTCCAttatctctctctctctctctctatctATAGCTTGTGAGTATCTATATTTAGCTGTGTAGTATCTATATTTCGTCGACGGGAGgtttccttttgtttttattgttATTAATTCGGCGAATCATAATTCGCCACGTATCTGACCATATACGTTTGATGAGTAGATTGACCGTGTACGCCAACTTTCCTCTTGTTGTTGCCCAAATTACCCCTAACTacgtatattgatttatttttaatacaaATTTTAGTGATTGGTTTGATTTCaggtaaaaacttgtatgacactgtctcacaggtcgtattttgtgagacagatctcttatttggagtatccatgaaaaaatattattttttatgctaagagtattactttttattgtgaatatcggtaggattgacctgtctctcagattaagatccgtgagacggtctcacatgagtcTCACTCTTTAAGttaatatcaaattatattttataattttatcagATTATTATGTAGATTAAATTCATAGCTTGATATATTAATTTGTTTCAGTATAAAAGTTTGTTGTTAGCTAGTATAGATTTAGGTATTTTACGAACTTCttattaattatcaaataaaataatgtagatcttaaatatttgatgtatttgaaaatttttgaatctgaaatgaatCTTAAAATATGGGTCCATTTCGAAAATAGTAGGACGGGTTAACTTTGTCCATATtacaataataaattatatttttcatagatgaacCAAATAGAAAAACCAAAATAATAACTTAGACTCCATTCGATTAGCACATTAAGTACTTGAATGTAGAGTAGAGTAGGTGCATCCGTAAAATTGGTAATTACTAGAAGcagttttctaaaaagcaagaattaaacacaattaaatgtaaattataattattaaacatgatattttaatttttagatGTTGAGGTAACTTTTTACATATGTGTAAAAGTTAACTTTAACATTTACATATttgataatataattttttttaaatgcctaattaaaatatttgaataagaTGTCAAATAATATTGCATATGTTATAATATATTTAGTTTGCTTAATCAAaattgatatgatatgataaaTTACTATTCTCTCATtttcaataataaataaatataaataaaaagaaatgaATGAACTATAACATTATAAATTCACattcaatgattttttttattgaaatgaGATAAATAAtcaatgatttgattgatgtgagataaataatcaacatataaaattaTAAGATTAATTACATAAATAATCTAGCAAAAAGTGTAAAAGATATAAAACTctctaaaaatattaataagctAAGA is a window of Primulina eburnea isolate SZY01 unplaced genomic scaffold, ASM2296580v1 ctg1415_ERROPOS3700000, whole genome shotgun sequence DNA encoding:
- the LOC140820729 gene encoding F-box only protein 6-like isoform X2, which encodes MTAGKSENLKMMEPGKPPPTKKPRKERNRGKATAMTSSAESMEQTIWKEFPEDLFEVVISRLPIATFFRFRSVCQKWNSLLTSQSFSHQCAQVEQAQPWFYTITHENVNTGAMYDPLSKKWHHPTVPALPTKLIVLPVASAGGLVCFLDIGHRSFYICNPLTRSFKELPARSVKVWSRVAVGMTLNGRSADSGYKIIWVGCEGEYEVYDSTKNHWTRPGIMPSNIKLPLSLNFRSQAVSVDRTLYFMRSDPEGLVSYNMDTGIWKQFLIPGPPHLSDHTLAECGGRIMLVGLLTKNAATCVCIWELQKMTLLWKEVDRMPNIWCLEFYGKHVRMTCLGNKGLLMLSLRSRQMNRLVSYDLSSREWLKVPGCVLPRGRKKQWIACGTAFHPCLTALA
- the LOC140820729 gene encoding F-box only protein 6-like isoform X1; amino-acid sequence: MMEGVAMLRQLIGQLQEVLELYGSPPPTAVPSNYFLHFQARPQASLQQHPFRWCFFNLDGSSLEDGCYNLTMTAGKSENLKMMEPGKPPPTKKPRKERNRGKATAMTSSAESMEQTIWKEFPEDLFEVVISRLPIATFFRFRSVCQKWNSLLTSQSFSHQCAQVEQAQPWFYTITHENVNTGAMYDPLSKKWHHPTVPALPTKLIVLPVASAGGLVCFLDIGHRSFYICNPLTRSFKELPARSVKVWSRVAVGMTLNGRSADSGYKIIWVGCEGEYEVYDSTKNHWTRPGIMPSNIKLPLSLNFRSQAVSVDRTLYFMRSDPEGLVSYNMDTGIWKQFLIPGPPHLSDHTLAECGGRIMLVGLLTKNAATCVCIWELQKMTLLWKEVDRMPNIWCLEFYGKHVRMTCLGNKGLLMLSLRSRQMNRLVSYDLSSREWLKVPGCVLPRGRKKQWIACGTAFHPCLTALA